From a region of the Coffea arabica cultivar ET-39 chromosome 3e, Coffea Arabica ET-39 HiFi, whole genome shotgun sequence genome:
- the LOC113737029 gene encoding reticulon-like protein B11 — MGDSHRHSSSVHQALGCGSVADVLMWRRWGTSVAVLVGSTTLWFLFERAGYNLLTFISNVILLLVVILFFWAKSASLLNRPLPPLPDLVVSEETVTKAADVTRGWINNVLLIARDIAIGGNLKLFVQVAAGLWLVSYIGSFFNFLSLLYIGVLLSLSLPFLYDKYQDQIDTKLVVAYDSVQVQYRKLDHKLLRKIPGMLNKEKKTQ, encoded by the exons ATGGGAGACTCTCATCGGCATTCTTCTTCAGTCCATCAAGCTCTTGGCTGTGGTTCTG TTGCTGATGTGTTGATGTGGAGGAGATGGGGTACAAGCGTTGCCGTGCTTGTGGGTTCAACCACTCTTTGGTTCCTTTTCGAACGGGCGGGTTATAATcttttaaccttcatttccaatGTCATCTTGCTTCTCGTTGTAATACTCTTCTTCTGGGCTAAATCTGCATCGCTTCTTAATAG ACCTCTACCTCCTCTTCCTGATCTGGTGGTTTCGGAGGAAACTGTGACCAAGGCTGCTGATGTTACGAGAGGGTGGATTAACAATGTGCTGTTGATTGCACGTGACATTGCTATTGGTGGGAACTTGAAGCTCTTTGTTCAG GTTGCTGCAGGATTGTGGCTGGTGTCATACATTGGCAGCTTTTTcaactttctttctttgctATACATTG GGGTTCTTCTTAGTCTCTCGCTACCTTTTCTGTATGACAAGTACCAAGATCAAATCGATACCAAGTTGGTGGTGGCTTATGATTCTGTTCAGGTGCAGTACAGAAAGCTTGATCATAAATTGTTGAGAAAGATTCCAGGCATGctgaacaaggaaaaaaagacACAATAG
- the LOC113737030 gene encoding uncharacterized protein, with product MSSGGGRGSRAMVSVAAGDLQVVATSEKPPRPPSSSSLSSSSNALVEYTPPAPNPEEEDLEVKLRRIIDCVPVRVSNTSGSSAGSGSGDFHQYRQMRRKEQDRLARMDVDYQKRKEIAEFNMRREERLKAAEERTAKKRMKRQKKKQRKKEKKTKVNDGGEEHKKDESSDDDADSNDEVDM from the exons ATGTCGtcaggaggaggaagaggaagtAGGGCGATGGTGTCTGTTGCCGCCGGCGACTTGCAAGTGGTAGCGACGTCGGAGAAGCCGCCTCGTCCTCCGTCTTCGTCGTCACTTTCTTCGTCATCCAATGCACTGGTAGAGTACACTCCGCCAGCTCCTAACCCCGAGGAGGAGGATCTCGAGGTCAAGCTCCGCCGTATCATCGACTGCGTCCCCGTTCGTGTTAGTAACACCTCCGGTAGCTCTGCCGGTTCTGGCTCCGGTGACTTCCACCAG TATCGGCAAATGAGACGTAAAGAGCAAGATCGACTTGCGAGGATGGATGTGGactaccaaaaaagaaaagaaatagcaGAATTTAATATGAGGAGGGAAGAAAGATTAAAAGCTGCGGAGGAGCGCACAGCAAAGAAACGAATGAAAcgccaaaagaaaaaacagagaaagaaagagaagaagaccAAAGTAAATGATGGGGGAGAAGAACATAAGAAGGACGAATCCTCAGATGATGATGCAGATTCAAATGATGAAGTTGACATGTAA
- the LOC113737031 gene encoding pentatricopeptide repeat-containing protein At3g20730-like isoform X1, translating into MNSFQFMIIGTNLKEGTRFLLLFLTGHANKFPIYQSRLMPRYASLRSTATSPCTAGKLREALAFFSSGPRPPDYSFYLKLLQLCIGTNAERQGHSTHGHLIINGFRSNIHLNTKLIIFYSKLGDMVNARKVSDNMLERSVVSWTALISGYSQNGELEEALKVFSEMHKDGVRSNQYTYGSALRACTGLVCLDRGKQIQACAQKSRFVENLFVQSALVDLYSKCGRMEDAFSVFSSMMERDLVSWNAIIGGFVIQGFHDNAFYMFHLMLREAIGLLPDYFTFGNVLRACVGSVGLGKVGLVHGFIIKLGFASHSSLTGSLIDAYVKCGSVDNARHLYKNMQNKDIISCTALITGYAHNGKNINEAVQLFNEVRLMHVAVDNIVLCSLLSICANTASLLLGKQTHCLALKYPTHKDVAMGNALIDMYSKSGEIGDAKHIFDEMEEKNIITWTTLITGFGRNGYGNEAVSLYKKLEDEGLKPNYVTLLSLLSACSHSGLTGEGWTCFNKMVSNYNISPTAAHYSCLVDLFARRGYLEEAYTLMQNMNIEQNATLWSTILGGCYIHGNTYLGEVAAKHLVKVEPENSANYVVIAGMYAAAGLWDSSRMSWKSMEQRSLLKAPGCSCFESASNTVALPSP; encoded by the exons ATGAACTCTTTCCAGTTTATGATCATTGGTACCAATCTGAAGGAAGGAACAAGATTTCTTTTGCTGTTCCTAACTGGTCATGCCAACAAATTCCCAATCTACCAATCAAGGTTGATGCCTCGATATGCATCTCTACGTTCAACTGCGACGTCACCATGCACTGCAGGAAAGTTACGAGAAGCTTTGGCATTCTTTTCTTCTGGACCAAGGCCTCCAGATTATTCTTTTTACTTAAAACTTCTGCAACTGTGCATTGGCACGAATGCCGAAAGACAAGGTCATTCAACTCATGGACACCTAATAATAAATGGCTTTCGTTCCAACATCCATTTAAATACAAAGTTGATCATATTTTATTCGAAATTAGGTGACATGGTAAATGCTCGTAAGGTATCTGATAACATGCTTGAAAGGAGTGTGGTTTCTTGGACTGCCTTGATCTCAGGTTACTCTCAAAACGGAGAATTAGAAGAAGCTCTAAAGGTGTTCTCTGAAATGCACAAGGATGGTGTTAGATCCAATCAGTACACTTATGGGAGTGCCCTACGGGCTTGCACCGGTCTAGTGTGTTTGGACAGAGGAAAGCAGATTCAAGCGTGTGCCCAGAAGAGTAGGTTTGTGGAGAATTTGTTTGTTCAAAGTGCACTGGTTGACTTGTATTCAAAATGTGGGAGAATGGAGGATGCTTTTTCGGTTTTCAGTTCGATGATGGAGAGGGATTTGGTATCTTGGAATGCGATTATTGGTGGTTTTGTTATTCAAGGATTCCATGACAATGCATTCTATATGTTTCATCTAATGCTAAGGGAAG CAATAGGTTTGCTGCCGGATTACTTCACCTTTGGAAATGTTTTGAGAGCCTGTGTTGGCAGTGTTGGACTTGGAAAAGTTGGTCTAGTACATGGTTTCATCATTAAACTAGGTTTTGCATCACATAGTAGTTTGACTGGTTCTTTGATTGATGCCTATGTAAAATGTGGTAGTGTCGACAATGCAAGACATCTGTACAAAAATATGCAGAATAAGGACATTATATCATGCACCGCATTGATCACAGGATATGCCCACAAtggtaaaaatatcaatgaGGCTGTGCAACTCTTCAATGAAGTACGTCTGATGCATGTAGCAGTTGATAATATCGTGCTCTGTTCTTTGCTCAGTATATGTGCAAATACAGCTTCTTTGCTCTTGGGGAAACAAACACATTGTCTTGCATTAAAGTATCCAACTCATAAGGATGTAGCCATGGGTAATGCTTTGATTGACATGTACTCTAAATCAGGAGAGATAGGAGATGCAAAGCATATTTTTGATGAAATGGAGGAGAAAAATATTATTACTTGGACAACTCTCATTACTGGCTTTGGAAGGAATGGCTATGGAAATGAGGCTGTTTCACTTTACAAGAAGTTGGAAGATGAAGGATTGAAGCCCAATTATGTGACATTACTGTCTCTTCTCTCAGCGTGTAGCCATTCTGGTTTGACCGGTGAAGGATGGACGTGTTTCAACAAAATGGTGAGCAACTATAATATTTCTCCAACAGCTGCGCACTATTCTTGTCTTGTAGACCTCTTTGCACGCAGAGGATATTTGGAGGAAGCCTATACTCTGATGCAAAACATGAATATTGAGCAGAATGCGACTCTATGGAGTACGATTCTTGGTGGATGTTACATTCATGGAAATACTTATCTCGGTGAAGTAGCTGCCAAACATTTAGTGAAAGTTGAACCCGAGAACTCGGCCAACTATGTGGTTATTGCAGGAATGTATGCTGCTGCAGGCTTATGGGACAGTTCAAGGATGAGCTGGAAATCCATGGAACAAAGAAGCTTATTAAAAGCTCCAGGTTGCAGCTGTTTTGAGTCTGCTAGCAATACAGTTGCTCTTCCTTCACCATGA
- the LOC113737031 gene encoding pentatricopeptide repeat-containing protein At3g20730-like isoform X2 translates to MNSFQFMIIGTNLKEGTRFLLLFLTGHANKFPIYQSRLMPRYASLRSTATSPCTAGKLREALAFFSSGPRPPDYSFYLKLLQLCIGTNAERQGHSTHGHLIINGFRSNIHLNTKLIIFYSKLGDMVNARKVSDNMLERSVVSWTALISGYSQNGELEEALKVFSEMHKDGVRSNQYTYGSALRACTGLVCLDRGKQIQACAQKSRFVENLFVQSALVDLYSKCGRMEDAFSVFSSMMERDLVSWNAIIGGFVIQGFHDNAFYMFHLMLREGLLPDYFTFGNVLRACVGSVGLGKVGLVHGFIIKLGFASHSSLTGSLIDAYVKCGSVDNARHLYKNMQNKDIISCTALITGYAHNGKNINEAVQLFNEVRLMHVAVDNIVLCSLLSICANTASLLLGKQTHCLALKYPTHKDVAMGNALIDMYSKSGEIGDAKHIFDEMEEKNIITWTTLITGFGRNGYGNEAVSLYKKLEDEGLKPNYVTLLSLLSACSHSGLTGEGWTCFNKMVSNYNISPTAAHYSCLVDLFARRGYLEEAYTLMQNMNIEQNATLWSTILGGCYIHGNTYLGEVAAKHLVKVEPENSANYVVIAGMYAAAGLWDSSRMSWKSMEQRSLLKAPGCSCFESASNTVALPSP, encoded by the exons ATGAACTCTTTCCAGTTTATGATCATTGGTACCAATCTGAAGGAAGGAACAAGATTTCTTTTGCTGTTCCTAACTGGTCATGCCAACAAATTCCCAATCTACCAATCAAGGTTGATGCCTCGATATGCATCTCTACGTTCAACTGCGACGTCACCATGCACTGCAGGAAAGTTACGAGAAGCTTTGGCATTCTTTTCTTCTGGACCAAGGCCTCCAGATTATTCTTTTTACTTAAAACTTCTGCAACTGTGCATTGGCACGAATGCCGAAAGACAAGGTCATTCAACTCATGGACACCTAATAATAAATGGCTTTCGTTCCAACATCCATTTAAATACAAAGTTGATCATATTTTATTCGAAATTAGGTGACATGGTAAATGCTCGTAAGGTATCTGATAACATGCTTGAAAGGAGTGTGGTTTCTTGGACTGCCTTGATCTCAGGTTACTCTCAAAACGGAGAATTAGAAGAAGCTCTAAAGGTGTTCTCTGAAATGCACAAGGATGGTGTTAGATCCAATCAGTACACTTATGGGAGTGCCCTACGGGCTTGCACCGGTCTAGTGTGTTTGGACAGAGGAAAGCAGATTCAAGCGTGTGCCCAGAAGAGTAGGTTTGTGGAGAATTTGTTTGTTCAAAGTGCACTGGTTGACTTGTATTCAAAATGTGGGAGAATGGAGGATGCTTTTTCGGTTTTCAGTTCGATGATGGAGAGGGATTTGGTATCTTGGAATGCGATTATTGGTGGTTTTGTTATTCAAGGATTCCATGACAATGCATTCTATATGTTTCATCTAATGCTAAGGGAAG GTTTGCTGCCGGATTACTTCACCTTTGGAAATGTTTTGAGAGCCTGTGTTGGCAGTGTTGGACTTGGAAAAGTTGGTCTAGTACATGGTTTCATCATTAAACTAGGTTTTGCATCACATAGTAGTTTGACTGGTTCTTTGATTGATGCCTATGTAAAATGTGGTAGTGTCGACAATGCAAGACATCTGTACAAAAATATGCAGAATAAGGACATTATATCATGCACCGCATTGATCACAGGATATGCCCACAAtggtaaaaatatcaatgaGGCTGTGCAACTCTTCAATGAAGTACGTCTGATGCATGTAGCAGTTGATAATATCGTGCTCTGTTCTTTGCTCAGTATATGTGCAAATACAGCTTCTTTGCTCTTGGGGAAACAAACACATTGTCTTGCATTAAAGTATCCAACTCATAAGGATGTAGCCATGGGTAATGCTTTGATTGACATGTACTCTAAATCAGGAGAGATAGGAGATGCAAAGCATATTTTTGATGAAATGGAGGAGAAAAATATTATTACTTGGACAACTCTCATTACTGGCTTTGGAAGGAATGGCTATGGAAATGAGGCTGTTTCACTTTACAAGAAGTTGGAAGATGAAGGATTGAAGCCCAATTATGTGACATTACTGTCTCTTCTCTCAGCGTGTAGCCATTCTGGTTTGACCGGTGAAGGATGGACGTGTTTCAACAAAATGGTGAGCAACTATAATATTTCTCCAACAGCTGCGCACTATTCTTGTCTTGTAGACCTCTTTGCACGCAGAGGATATTTGGAGGAAGCCTATACTCTGATGCAAAACATGAATATTGAGCAGAATGCGACTCTATGGAGTACGATTCTTGGTGGATGTTACATTCATGGAAATACTTATCTCGGTGAAGTAGCTGCCAAACATTTAGTGAAAGTTGAACCCGAGAACTCGGCCAACTATGTGGTTATTGCAGGAATGTATGCTGCTGCAGGCTTATGGGACAGTTCAAGGATGAGCTGGAAATCCATGGAACAAAGAAGCTTATTAAAAGCTCCAGGTTGCAGCTGTTTTGAGTCTGCTAGCAATACAGTTGCTCTTCCTTCACCATGA
- the LOC113737033 gene encoding guanine nucleotide-binding protein subunit gamma 1 — protein MMDMVSSSEANNNEQNARNPTTTSSSSSSPLPAVVVSSSSSSSLRGGETRHEPRPLSGIGGVGGTHPGFMGKHRMTAAIGYLDQQIQIIQDELDQLDTLGQSSVVCKELITSIESVPDALLPETKGPVETGWDRWFQGGHGSRNRKKWI, from the exons ATGATGGACATGGTCTCATCTTCAGAAGCAAATAATAATGAGCAAAACGCACGGAACCCCACAACAacatcctcctcctcatcatcacCATTGCCGGCGGTAGTAgtctcatcatcatcatcatcatcactacGAGGAGGAGAAACTAGGCATGAGCCAAGACCTCTTTCTGGGATAGGAGGAGTGGGAGGCACTCATCCGGGTTTCATGGGAAAGCACAGAATGACAGCTGCCATAGGCTATCTTGATCAGCAAATCCAAATCATCCAG GACGAACTAGACCAGCTCGATACACTAGGTCAATCCTCTGTCGTTTGCAAAGA GCTTATCACCAGCATTGAGTCTGTTCCAGATGCTCTACTTCCTGA GACTAAAGGCCCTGTGGAGACTGGCTGGGATAGATGGTTTCAAGGAGGCCATGGCTCGAGAAATCGCAAAAAGTGGATTTGA